The segment GATGGACCTACTAAGTCCACAAGTTGTTTCGTGGCTGTCAAACTATATACAAGACCGAGATTGGCTGGGGTAATTCCAAACTTCCCATTCGTGTCTGCAAACCTTAGATCACAAGCGAGAGCAATTTCACATCCGCCTCCAATACACCAGCTTTGAACCATGGCAATACTTGGCTTTTTCATATTTGCTAAAGCACGCTCTGCTTTATGCGTAGCATCATTATAAATTTTAGCTCCACCGGAGTCAGCACGAAGTGTTTTAAACTCGCTTATATCCGCTCCAGCTGCAAAAGAAGTATGATCAGCCCCACGCAAAATTAGTATTTTAATATTTTTATCGTTATCAACTTCTTCTATTAAAGAGGGAATTTCCTTCCACATCCCGTGCGTCAATGCATTACGTTTTTCCGGACGATTAAGAATGATTGTAGCTATTTCACCTTTTTTTTCAAGTAATATGTCCTTCTTAGCCATGAGCGCCCTCCTCTGATTCCTCATATTTATTGTAAACAATTTCATTTTCATATAGCTTATTAATTTCTTCATCTGAATAACCAGCTTCTTTTAGTTTTTCAGTAGTATTTTGGCCTAGCCAAGGAGCAGCTGATCGAATTTTTAACGGCGTTTTTGAAAATTTTACTGGAACGCCAATTGTTTTGATTGTGCCTAATTTCGGGTGTTCCATTTCAACAATCATTTCTCTCTCTTTAACATGTGGGTCATTTAATGTCTGATCGTACGTATAGACAGGACCCGCTGGAATTCCCGCATCGTCAAGTTTATCAACCCAGTATTCCATTGTTTCCTTTATAAAGATGGCTTCAATTTCTTTCTCAAGCTCATCGATATTATCCATACGATCCATTAATGATTTAAAACGCTGATCTTGAATCCATTCAGGTTTATTAATAACTTTATTACAAAATAGCTCCCATAACTTTTGGTTACCAGCCCCAACGGTAACATAACCGTCTTTTGCTTCATAAGATTGGTACGGCGTGGATCGCCGATGTCTTGTTCCTGTTGCTTTTGCCACTTCTCCCGAACCGAAATACCCAGCAGACTCCCAAACTGTCCACGCAAGTCCGGCATCCACAAGAGATGTATCAAGATATTGCCCTTCACCAGTTTTTAATCTATGAACATAAGCACCTAAAATACTGTAAATGGCCGCAGATCCAGCTGCAATATCGTTAATAGCAATACCAACTTTAGCTGGCTTACCATCTGGCTCTCCTGTCATCCTCATGAATCCAGTGATCCCTTGTGCAATTATGTCAAAACCACCTTTTTTACTATAAGGACCGTACTGACCAAAGCCTGAGATCGAACAATAGATAATAGAAGAGTTAATTTTTTCAATTGTTTCATAATCAATTCCTAACTTTTTCACTACTCCTGGTCTGAAATTTTCAATAATAACATCAGCTTCTGCTGCAAGTTTATGAAAAATCTCTACCCCTTTCTCTGATTTTAGATCTAATGCTAAACTCTGTTTGTTTCGGTTAGGCATAGCAAAACTATAACCTTCTTCATTAATAAACGGTCCTAATCTTCTTGAATCATCCCCTCCTGGAAA is part of the Virgibacillus sp. NKC19-16 genome and harbors:
- a CDS encoding enoyl-CoA hydratase/isomerase family protein, translating into MAKKDILLEKKGEIATIILNRPEKRNALTHGMWKEIPSLIEEVDNDKNIKILILRGADHTSFAAGADISEFKTLRADSGGAKIYNDATHKAERALANMKKPSIAMVQSWCIGGGCEIALACDLRFADTNGKFGITPANLGLVYSLTATKQLVDLVGPSQAKYILLSGRHIDVNHASRIGLVDQVFNPEEITEETYKFAESICKKAQFTVRSMKEIIGLINSGQTEDDDYTEHLRTSSFDTEDYKEGVQAFLEKRKPNFQYS
- a CDS encoding CaiB/BaiF CoA transferase family protein encodes the protein MLPLDGVKILDLTQYLAGPYCTMVLSDMGADVTKIERFPGGDDSRRLGPFINEEGYSFAMPNRNKQSLALDLKSEKGVEIFHKLAAEADVIIENFRPGVVKKLGIDYETIEKINSSIIYCSISGFGQYGPYSKKGGFDIIAQGITGFMRMTGEPDGKPAKVGIAINDIAAGSAAIYSILGAYVHRLKTGEGQYLDTSLVDAGLAWTVWESAGYFGSGEVAKATGTRHRRSTPYQSYEAKDGYVTVGAGNQKLWELFCNKVINKPEWIQDQRFKSLMDRMDNIDELEKEIEAIFIKETMEYWVDKLDDAGIPAGPVYTYDQTLNDPHVKEREMIVEMEHPKLGTIKTIGVPVKFSKTPLKIRSAAPWLGQNTTEKLKEAGYSDEEINKLYENEIVYNKYEESEEGAHG